The segment TTCTCCAGTATTTAGGCAAACCGATTATGATTCATAGCTCTTAACAATGTACATAGAAACTGAAAGTGGTGAAATCTATATGATCCAGTTCTATATAACCAGTTTATTGAtcggtcgaaaccttcagcatcctataaaattaaaataatcgcaaactgcacgaaataatcatgtcAGACTCTAACTCCAATATAGGAATAATTGGTCATTTCTTCTATTTAACATACTgatttacatttacaaatatgtaaatataaataaataataaaatgctatttttgatgattcatgtcaatttcatggtggtagcgatcattgcagaatttttttctgcaatactaGCTACGCTCATACCGGAATGAAGCACCagaaatgcattttattgtttaaggtTTAAGAAGTTAATCCCTGAACAGTAATTGttttttgaattgaaaaagTTATGAAGATCCGTTAATTGCAAATTACGGAGTACGTCTTGATTATAGTGGCATTTCTTGAATTCATCCCTATCTACAGTACTGTCATTTTGACAATGAGACAGagacacaaaaataaaaattctcccTCACTACGTTCGTCCGACACAAACacacataattatttaaaaccaTATGTCAGCCCAAAATACCGCATTCCATTTCACATTCAATTTGATCTTACTTAGAGTGCCACGCCACCGCATGGTCCTACTATTTATATTACCTGATCACGTGACCCGAAACCTATTCGAGTACGTATGAAAACTTTATATCACACAGATAATTTTAACGACCATGAGTATCCTACCAAAAAAAAACTGATTATGATTTAAGTTTTATTGCCCAGTGATCCATTGTAGGTTAATCAGTTAATCACACAGATCATGGCTATatgatcaatacatgtacatgtatgtacatgaaattgtatagaCACATACTTAAGAAATGTGTGTGTATGCATTCATTATCACAAGAATGAAAATAGttacaaataaaacataatcCCATCTGTCTGAAGGTGACTTTCAGTAAAGCACATGTTGCATAGTACATAAATCAATGCATGTTTCCTCATGATCAAATTTAGCATGCATGCATGACATTTAACAGATCCCAAATGTTTTTTGATAGAACAGCATGGTTCTCCtcaatttcttaaaaatgtaGTTTTGAAATTCACAATACACAAAATATAGAACATTTTCCTCAAGTTCCAAATTTCTTTTGTTGCATTGCCATTGGAAGCGACTCCATCATTGCTAGTTTTGTGCGTTCTACCATAACAACCCAATCATCATTAACGAAGTCCATATGAATAAGATACTGCAAAACAAATTTatgaaacaaatgaaataaactaaaaatattttaatgtaaatagatcaataaaatttgaatatacttTCTGTTGCTTATGGAGATTACTTACACGAAATCTTGTACAAACATGAAATGCAGACACTTTGGAAGAATTTGGTCTGGCTACCAAGTTGAAAGGTTTAGATCCTATGCTTGGGAATGGCTACAAAATTTTTTTACACATACAGTTTTGTACTTTAGATCATTACTATgtatgaaattatttatgaactacatgtaaatgaaagttTACAAAACGCATATACAAGTATATGTGAAATTCTTGATTACAAAAAAGGTAAATTTACTCTCAGGGACCTTGCACCATTTTCaataatgcactttgaaaaaaaatcaagcagTTTTTGTTTCCAGTACAGACATTTAAGAGCTCTGACTATTGTAAATTCCGTATATTGCGCAggtacttaattccgcaatcCTGCTGCTCTGTATCAAATCATGAGAATATTAAACCGTGAACGTGAAaattttctccttatttcttatagttcgcaactttcagaaaatgatggcgagattttaaaatccgcaaagagtgcttcttgcaattttacacggaaattaattccttgcatttaatTAAGAATATCCCAGggacgtagcatcagggggggccagggggggcctggcccccccccccccactttttctcgcggcaacgaatttttttgaaatttacatataaaaaattgaattaacatggagttgccccccccctcccccccctttttttggagtatgtaaaaaattgatatgaaaataaggaaattaggattgaaattgaagtttttttgcttatcaagattttttggatgagtctgccacccccccccccccccactttcaaaaacgatgctacgtgcctgtatccAGTAtccagtatacatgtaatattaaaatccACTTCAAATCATATAACCAGGACATGCATTAATAAAACTTTCTAAAAAGTATGAGAAAAGTGGCAGTGAACTTACCTGTGTTTTGTCTAAGATGAAAAACTTGTCTAGATCacaaaagaatattttatcGGGATAGCGTGGAGAGGTGGAGATATGGTGGATGATCTGATGCCTCTTCTTCCAGGCGTTCGGGAACTTGTTACACACCTCCCGACACCAATCACTATATTCCTTTTTCTCGACATCGAACTCATAAATCTGTGGGGAGAAATTCAAACTTGCAAGAGCAAATTGAAATTACTGGTAAGCagaatataaatgtacataatgtaCATGAATAACAGCAATTTGATTAAAGTTTCAATTCTGTCCTTCAGTGGCTTTAGCATATACTAAAAGCAGTCTGGAAGATGCTCAaatataattattcttaaatttaatacatacatatatagttATCCATACCTTTTGATCTGCATGTGCAGTGATCAGATTACGACTGTCTGGAGTGAAGGTCATAGCTGTTACTGTTGATTTATAGCTGGGCAACTGAGACACAACctgattaataaaaatatatggttGTTTATTGGCACATTCATGCAGGTGCTAACAGTCTGAACATTGATGTCTAGTGGGTACTGCATATATATAATGGGACACTGAATCCTTAAAGAAAATTGATCTATATTCAAGTAATCAATCTAACATACAAAGGCTACATTATTTGATGGAATTTTGCTGATACCATTTTCACACTAGTAATGGCATTTAAGCTTTCAATTTGATATACTAAGGCCATTTTGTTTGTTGCTGATGAGTGTGAAACCAATTACATTACCTCCTTGGACTCCACCCCCAGCACTGTTATTTTGTAGGACAGGTCAGCTACAGCCACCAGTTTACTGTTGGGGCTGACACTCAGCTGGTGTATAGACTCCTCTGTAAAACAAATAAggatattaaatacatgtaaactgtACTAAACTACAGGGAGACAAAAAATATTCGTGAATCTTTCAAAGCTTATATTAATTCTCACTACacacatacatttaaaaatttttttaaaaaatacctgtGTAATCATCCCATGCATGATACAGAGACACAGAGTCCTCGTCAAGGGAGATAACTACAATTTTTTGACAGGATGTAGCTATCACCAAGAACTTTTCATCTGGGGTGAAAACAATCCGATGAGCTGAATAGGAAGGAAGGCCTTTTTTCACCTTCCTGAGATCAACTGATGGTGAGATGGATTCTGTGCCAGTCTAGAAAAAACCACACAAAATGAATATCATAGTTTACCCAcaaggaaattttatttttataatggtgtattttataaaaatcattcattGCAGGAACTTCATGGTTAATCTACAACAAGTATTCATGTTCCCACCATTGTTATTTTGTACAGCTTGAAGCCATCTATGTCTGAGTATGACATCCAGTTTGCACGAGAACTTATTGCACTACAGGCAATATGCTGCCCATCTTTTGTCTTCAGCTGGATCAGCTTCTGTGGAGGGATTTCCTCAGGTAAAACCTCCCCATCTTTCTCTACAGGTAAGGAAAATCATCAGCATGTTTATTCATACAAGAACCCACAAAACTTTATTTACCTGGAAACTGAGACATgtgtttttcaaaattctttaaaatcaaaagatttttgCAGAACTGATGAGATAAAGCATGATTTATACCTGAGGTTTTCCTGGTGTTTCCCAGTCTCCATAGCTCCAGGTAGTCGGGGTACTGCAGCAGGAGGGCATTTCTGTCCTTTGCCACGCCCACCAACTGATGCTGTAAACAATTGCAATTAAAGGTAAGCCATAGAAACTATTTCATGTTATAACAAATACTGAAAGTAtgcatgtactacatgtatgtttgtacTGTGAGGAACCACCACatgacaataaatttacaagtacatgtacctcaaAGTTGTATGTATGAtacattattttaacaattttagtttaaatacaAGGAATTACCATGGGGATTGAtctcatttttcttttgtttttctcaTTACCAAGTCGATTAGCTAGAAGAGTTGTGTCCACACCTAAAGAGAAGAAAACAGAATACAGATACAAACCTTGACCATAGTTActacaaatgtacatgcatatagactaaatgcaataaaaacatCAACAAAACCTAGAAATACAGATAGTTGGTCATAAGATTTAAGTAGTTTTTGCTTAGTTTAATGAACTAACTTGAATTGCTCATCCTTATGGTACAAGAACTATAAAATTGAGTAAATATTTATCTTTACCCCCAGACACAACATCAGTGGGGGTAACAGCCATAGCCCGCACATCATGGGTGTGTTGGTACCAGATTTTGGTTCTGACCCACATCTTCCAGTCGCTCTCTCGACTCGTGGTGGTGTACTGGAACTGTACCACCTTGGGGTCCACCCCTGAGGAGAACACTTGCTTTTCATCCTACAAAAACATACGAAGGAGACTCATGTGACAGAATAATTATCACAGGAATTTAGAAGGGTTTAATAAATTTAACACCAACGGAATAAGAATGCAAATGTTGTACATATGATTTTAGTTACCacaaagttttaataaaaattgatcCACTTGTACAATAAATGAAAAGTTAACAGTAACAAATTCAAGCATGTAATTtatcaaacattatttttgtagCAATACATTGGTCAttgataattaaattttcaCACACAAGGTGAGTTAGATTATACAAATATGTATTTGGCATGTAATCTTAGATCGTTGAAAACAAATTGCGTGCCTCATACCTGGTGAACAGCTAAACACAAAACATCAGCTTGGTGCATTTGAAAGCTCTACAAAGAAAACCACGGCATGTCATTTACGCTTTCATTGAGAACACATACAAATGTACCATCATATCTTAAATTATGATTGTGAAAGTTGTTATAAATTGTAGATATTTCACATGCAAAAAGGCATCAAAATagattctttataaaaaaaatttattgaaacCTTTATTTGAGTTCCTTGTTTTCCATTCCAAAATATGGTTCTCCCTCTGGAGTCTCCACTGACCAGTGTCATGTCACTGGAGAGAGagaatgaataaacaaatacaggatacatgtacattgcttatacaataataaatgctTCTAAAACATGTAATAACTAAATTTCTGACACTCTCTtcacaaatcaaaatatctttttaaaatattgtgagCTGTTTTAGGAATAAATGCTGTACTTCATACTTatactttaaacaaaaatttatgtGTGCAAGGTAAAATGTTTATTCAAGAATACTGAGTCTCTGAAAACTTTGGAATagtcataattaataaatttgtttCAGTATATACATATCAAAACAAGCTTAATTGTGATCAACTTGAACtacaaaatttatcaaaatactaATCAATACCACAGGGTATTACATGACCATATTAAGCTTTCCTTTCTTCATACAGTACCTGAGGATGGCCACACACCACACGATGGTCTCCTTGCTCTTCTCCACCCTCCCCAGAGTCATTCTCTGTACAGCGTGACCTGATTTAACACTCCACAGTCTCATGTTGTCAACACCACCTGTAAGGATGACCTCCAAACTGGTGTTCCAAGCAATAGACAAGATTCtccctgttaaaaaaaaattagtttgtaACATGAATAGGTAAATGGTTTCAGCACTTCTTGATGTCAAAGTcattgattttcatataaagaaATTCCCAATGTATTTTTGGCTTTTCTATTGTGCAGTTCTGTATATCAATATcgaatgatatacatgtatttggtgaataaagaattttttttactcttcttCTTTTGCATTTCAGTTCTTAATAGAAAGaaataaactttgaaaataagCATTTggatatttcaaacaaaatactgtacatatatttatataccttCCTGCTTGTCAAAAGATCTGTAATACTGTAGAGAATTATAGTCTGTGTCAAACAAAACCACACAACCATCTTCTGTACCGGCCTACAAAATGGAAGGAAGCAATATTGCTTtgtatgaaattgataaaattttagtTTCTAGAGAATGAATtcaagaataataatacaagATGGAGAAGGTAGCATGtaattacaataattattatgatttttatgtaaCAAATTTGGAACACATTATCTAAACTGTATCACTGCTTCTTCCAGTGTACAATGCTCTTAAATATTTAACAACAGTCCTGACTGGGAAGTATTGATTTGTCCATAATGCTGATCATTAACTTtaataatcaatacatgtaatgtcaTACTTACAGCCAGAAATTTCCCATGTGAGTCTGTAGTTAAACACCATACAGGTCCAGCATTAGATGATGCTGAGGCCTACAATATAAACAAGACCAAAAAGTCATATAAAATGTAATCCAGAATCTATGACACTGACACTAACAATCTTGTCTTTctgatgaaaattttggtaaatctcacctaaaaatctttaattcattaacaatacctttcattttgatttaattaatacCTTAGGTTCTAGCTTCTTTAGGTCATATTCCACCACATCCCCATCCAGACCAGCTGAATATAATCTCTCTCCTTGCCAGCACAAAGTCTCTATTGATTTGGATTCACTCCCTTGTATtaccttaattaaaataaagtacTAGTTAATGCAGCTGGATTTTATATACAGAAGGTAAGGCAAATCAACTCAGAATATTTAGGAATCCAAtctatttatttcttttgaacCCAATTCAAAATCTTTGAGTTTGATTTTTGatcaaagacatttttaaaCCCATTTTTTAAGGATATAGAGATCTTAAGATGTCATGTCGGCCtttgaaattaataattcaaaCACTCTTAAATAATCTTCAAAATCAAACTCACTTTATCTTGATACCAATCATTTTTTAAGTCCCAAGTCTCAATACATCCATCAGACCTATAaaagatcaaataaaaaacttttttaatgtaCTCACACTTTTACATTCATTCGacatgtaaatttgtatttcatgTATAAGATTAGTATCAGAATATTCAATTTAAGGAATCACAGATAGATTGACAGCTGTAAGTGTGTTACCTGGATAATGCAACCTTATTTACTTCTTTTCCATAAACAATACACTGAATCGCTTTTGGTTGATACTCAAAAAATC is part of the Magallana gigas chromosome 3, xbMagGiga1.1, whole genome shotgun sequence genome and harbors:
- the LOC105342118 gene encoding U3 small nucleolar RNA-associated protein 4 homolog; protein product: MGEFRVHRVRFFEYQPKAIQCIVYGKEVNKVALSRSDGCIETWDLKNDWYQDKVIQGSESKSIETLCWQGERLYSAGLDGDVVEYDLKKLEPKASASSNAGPVWCLTTDSHGKFLAAGTEDGCVVLFDTDYNSLQYYRSFDKQEGRILSIAWNTSLEVILTGGVDNMRLWSVKSGHAVQRMTLGRVEKSKETIVWCVAILSDMTLVSGDSRGRTIFWNGKQGTQIKSFQMHQADVLCLAVHQDEKQVFSSGVDPKVVQFQYTTTSRESDWKMWVRTKIWYQHTHDVRAMAVTPTDVVSGGVDTTLLANRLGNEKNKRKMRSIPMHQLVGVAKDRNALLLQYPDYLELWRLGNTRKTSEKDGEVLPEEIPPQKLIQLKTKDGQHIACSAISSRANWMSYSDIDGFKLYKITMTGTESISPSVDLRKVKKGLPSYSAHRIVFTPDEKFLVIATSCQKIVVISLDEDSVSLYHAWDDYTEESIHQLSVSPNSKLVAVADLSYKITVLGVESKEVVSQLPSYKSTVTAMTFTPDSRNLITAHADQKIYEFDVEKKEYSDWCREVCNKFPNAWKKRHQIIHHISTSPRYPDKIFFCDLDKFFILDKTQPFPSIGSKPFNLVARPNSSKVSAFHVCTRFRYLIHMDFVNDDWVVMVERTKLAMMESLPMAMQQKKFGT